The following proteins come from a genomic window of Elusimicrobiota bacterium:
- a CDS encoding energy transducer TonB, whose product MTRLTPFQWGLSVSVLVHGILFLSLGRRGMSAFDPVWATPDRIDVDLTRPYRLTSDPTQTFRSPHPGTGRPMVVKPTPGPFQEGGGVAPKGREWTLPAPGTKGAETPLEGNPLSKSTSTAEGTGTVEGESRGLGGLGTGGEGEVDWVFLTERPRLLNRDELVKNIRRFYPEAERRAGREGSVTVHVHLNRDGRVAGAGVARSAGFLFDEAAQKVIASARFSPARRGDRAVSVKFVQTIDFQLED is encoded by the coding sequence ATGACCCGTCTGACGCCGTTCCAGTGGGGTCTGTCCGTTTCCGTGCTGGTCCACGGCATTCTCTTTTTGTCCCTGGGTCGCCGGGGGATGAGCGCCTTTGACCCCGTTTGGGCGACCCCCGACCGCATCGACGTGGACCTCACCCGCCCCTATCGCCTCACCTCGGATCCCACCCAAACTTTCCGGTCCCCCCACCCCGGCACGGGGAGGCCGATGGTGGTCAAGCCCACCCCGGGGCCTTTCCAGGAAGGCGGCGGCGTGGCCCCCAAGGGCCGCGAATGGACCCTGCCCGCGCCCGGGACGAAGGGGGCGGAAACCCCGTTGGAGGGAAACCCCTTGTCCAAATCCACATCAACGGCGGAAGGGACGGGCACGGTCGAGGGCGAAAGCCGCGGCTTGGGCGGCCTGGGCACGGGCGGCGAGGGGGAAGTGGACTGGGTTTTCCTGACCGAGCGGCCGCGTCTTTTGAACCGCGACGAGTTGGTGAAGAACATCCGGCGGTTTTATCCCGAGGCCGAGCGCCGCGCGGGGCGGGAGGGCTCGGTGACGGTGCACGTGCATTTGAACCGCGACGGCCGCGTGGCCGGGGCGGGCGTGGCGCGGTCCGCGGGGTTTCTCTTTGACGAGGCCGCCCAGAAAGTGATCGCCTCCGCCCGGTTTTCCCCGGCGCGCCGCGGCGACCGCGCCGTGTCGGTGAAATTCGTTCAAACCATTGATTTTCAGTTGGAGGATTGA
- a CDS encoding slipin family protein: MFGLGFGTVVFLLIVVLVFIANTAKVLNEYERCVIFRLGKTTRALVNIGGNGNGPGLVILVPFIDKLIRVNLQTITMDVPVQEVITKDNVPCKVNAVCYFKVIDPQRAVIEVQNYIMATSQIAQTSLRSVLGQVDFDEVLSHREKINSKLQQIIDQQTDPWGIKVSIVEVKDVQVPEQMQRAMAHQAEAERDRRAKIIAAEGEFQAAQKLSEAARIIASEPAALQLRFLQTAKEISSDRTSTFFFPLPVELIKFLGNLADKTKN, encoded by the coding sequence ATGTTCGGCTTGGGATTTGGAACCGTCGTTTTTCTTCTGATCGTGGTTTTGGTTTTTATCGCGAACACCGCCAAGGTTTTGAACGAATACGAACGGTGCGTAATTTTCCGTCTGGGGAAAACGACCCGCGCCCTCGTGAACATCGGGGGGAACGGCAACGGCCCCGGCCTGGTGATCTTGGTGCCTTTCATCGACAAACTGATCCGCGTCAATCTGCAAACCATCACCATGGACGTCCCCGTCCAGGAAGTCATCACCAAAGACAACGTCCCCTGCAAAGTGAACGCGGTCTGTTATTTCAAGGTGATCGATCCACAGCGGGCGGTGATCGAAGTCCAGAATTACATCATGGCGACCAGCCAGATCGCCCAGACCTCCCTCCGGAGCGTGCTCGGGCAGGTCGACTTCGATGAAGTCCTCTCCCACCGGGAGAAAATCAATTCCAAATTGCAGCAAATCATCGACCAGCAAACCGACCCCTGGGGCATCAAAGTGTCGATCGTGGAAGTGAAGGACGTTCAGGTGCCCGAACAAATGCAGCGCGCCATGGCGCACCAGGCCGAAGCGGAACGGGACCGCCGGGCGAAAATCATCGCCGCCGAGGGCGAGTTTCAAGCGGCCCAAAAGCTTTCCGAAGCGGCCCGGATCATCGCGTCCGAACCGGCCGCCCTGCAACTGCGTTTCCTCCAAACCGCCAAGGAAATCAGCTCCGATCGAACCTCCACCTTTTTCTTCCCGCTGCCGGTCGAGTTGATCAAGTTCCTCGGGAACTTGGCCGACAAAACGAAAAACTGA
- a CDS encoding biopolymer transporter ExbD — protein sequence MGASTDDTNGLITGINVTPLVDVVLVLLIIFMATAPLIARRAVAINVPRAATGERATAALRVSYAADRTLLLEKTAFTLVALAAELKSRRQLEPELNLAVAADAGLPYEAVMELLDTIRGAGVKKVALEVASKPTRAR from the coding sequence ATGGGCGCTTCCACCGACGACACCAACGGGCTCATCACCGGCATCAACGTGACCCCCCTGGTGGACGTGGTTTTGGTGTTGCTCATCATCTTCATGGCCACGGCCCCGCTCATCGCCCGGCGGGCCGTCGCGATCAACGTGCCCAGGGCGGCCACGGGCGAGCGGGCCACCGCGGCCCTGCGCGTCTCCTACGCCGCCGACCGGACCCTGCTTTTGGAAAAAACAGCCTTTACGCTCGTGGCCCTGGCGGCCGAGTTAAAAAGCCGTCGGCAGTTGGAACCGGAACTGAACCTGGCGGTGGCCGCGGACGCGGGCCTCCCCTACGAAGCGGTGATGGAATTGTTGGACACAATTCGCGGCGCCGGTGTCAAAAAGGTGGCGCTGGAAGTCGCTTCCAAACCGACCCGCGCCCGTTAA
- a CDS encoding ParA family protein: MARVIAIANQKGGVGKTTTAINLAASLAHLGQETLLIDMDPQANMTSGLGIAREGLDRHIYHVLLDNAPLESVIKESGLEWLDVVPSHMDLYGAEVELVNADQRETRLQNALRQFHKVYKYIFIDCPPALNLLTINSLVSADAVLIPMPCEYYALEGLSMLVNTIDRVRAGLNPRLELEGVLVTMFDGRSNLTQQVYGEIKKFFGTKLYGTAIPRNVRLAEAPSHGKPALVYDRHSSGASAYLTLAKEFLERRGELPALPTEEPAAVAAAD, translated from the coding sequence ATGGCCCGTGTCATCGCCATCGCGAACCAAAAGGGCGGGGTGGGAAAAACCACCACCGCCATCAACCTCGCGGCCTCCCTCGCCCATTTGGGCCAGGAGACTCTTTTGATCGACATGGACCCCCAGGCCAACATGACCTCCGGCCTGGGTATCGCCCGGGAGGGTCTCGACCGGCACATCTACCACGTGCTCCTCGACAACGCGCCCCTGGAAAGCGTCATCAAAGAGAGCGGCTTGGAGTGGCTGGACGTGGTGCCTTCCCACATGGACCTCTACGGGGCCGAGGTGGAGCTCGTGAACGCGGACCAGAGGGAAACACGCCTGCAAAACGCGCTCCGTCAGTTCCACAAGGTCTACAAATACATATTCATCGACTGCCCGCCGGCCCTGAACCTGTTGACGATCAACTCCCTGGTGTCGGCCGACGCGGTTCTGATCCCCATGCCCTGTGAGTACTACGCGCTGGAGGGTTTGTCGATGCTCGTCAACACCATCGACCGGGTGCGCGCGGGACTCAACCCGCGGCTCGAGCTGGAGGGCGTGCTCGTGACCATGTTCGATGGACGGTCCAATTTGACCCAGCAAGTGTACGGCGAGATCAAGAAGTTTTTCGGCACCAAACTTTACGGGACGGCCATCCCCCGCAACGTGCGGCTCGCCGAGGCGCCCAGCCACGGAAAGCCGGCGCTGGTCTACGACAGGCATTCGTCCGGGGCCTCGGCCTACCTCACCCTGGCCAAGGAATTTTTGGAACGACGCGGGGAACTCCCCGCACTACCGACGGAGGAGCCGGCCGCCGTGGCGGCCGCGGACTAA
- a CDS encoding cytochrome c → MKILIIAGMAVVGLIGGVCAEEGQKLYQAKCQACHGPAGKGNPALKKVYGPGIDIADADTQLRDDADMKKIIQFGAVKGMMPAYRGRLKDEQITAIIAHVRSLSASDSGGPSLADE, encoded by the coding sequence GTGAAAATATTAATCATCGCGGGGATGGCGGTGGTCGGCTTGATCGGCGGCGTGTGCGCCGAGGAAGGACAAAAACTTTACCAGGCGAAATGCCAGGCCTGCCACGGACCGGCGGGGAAAGGCAACCCCGCGCTGAAAAAAGTTTACGGTCCGGGGATTGATATCGCCGACGCGGACACCCAGCTCCGGGACGATGCCGACATGAAGAAAATCATCCAATTCGGCGCGGTCAAGGGGATGATGCCGGCTTACCGGGGACGTTTAAAAGACGAACAAATCACGGCGATCATCGCGCACGTTCGGTCCTTGAGCGCGTCCGATTCAGGAGGCCCCTCCCTGGCCGACGAATGA
- a CDS encoding glycosyltransferase, with product MRVLHVTESRSWSGGTVQLWNLCRTLMARGQAAALFCPPEAELLRHAAGTPVDLTVCPLREDYDLLAARRLAETVRRFRPDVVHAHHPRAHAIALLAGLFVSIPRLVVSRRVSFKLKKWNPFSQLKYRSSRIRTYIAVSEDIRRVLIAGGVPPEKVVVIHSGVDTAKFTPRPPAEALRAALRIPAGAPVVGNLTHYSWWKGQAVFLEAARAAVTAGSPAHFLLVGKDTDGEDARRRVAGLGLGDRVTLAGFRTDMPEILSILAVSVVSSLAGEGFSGVLRESMCMGVPVVATEVGGNGELVRDGKTGLLVPPGDAAALSAAIRRQLSDRSASQSMAEAAQREVRENYSLESMVDKTLALYERLLTA from the coding sequence GTGCGCGTCCTCCACGTCACGGAGAGCCGGAGCTGGTCGGGCGGGACCGTGCAGTTGTGGAATTTGTGCCGGACGCTGATGGCCCGGGGCCAAGCGGCGGCGCTCTTCTGCCCGCCCGAGGCCGAACTGCTGCGCCACGCGGCCGGCACCCCGGTTGATTTGACCGTGTGTCCCCTGCGGGAGGATTACGACCTCTTGGCCGCCCGTCGGCTGGCCGAAACGGTGCGGCGCTTCCGCCCGGACGTCGTCCACGCCCACCACCCCCGGGCGCACGCCATCGCCCTTTTGGCGGGGCTTTTCGTCTCCATTCCGCGCCTCGTGGTTTCGCGGCGCGTCTCTTTCAAGCTCAAAAAATGGAACCCCTTCAGCCAGCTCAAGTACCGTTCGTCGCGCATTCGCACCTACATCGCCGTGTCGGAGGACATTCGCCGCGTGTTGATCGCGGGCGGCGTGCCCCCCGAAAAGGTGGTCGTCATCCACAGCGGTGTCGACACCGCGAAGTTCACCCCCCGCCCCCCGGCGGAGGCCCTGCGCGCGGCGCTGCGGATTCCCGCGGGCGCGCCCGTGGTCGGCAACCTCACGCATTACAGCTGGTGGAAGGGCCAGGCGGTTTTTCTTGAAGCCGCCCGGGCGGCGGTCACGGCCGGTTCCCCCGCGCACTTTTTGCTGGTCGGCAAGGACACCGACGGGGAGGACGCCCGCCGGCGCGTCGCGGGGTTGGGCCTGGGCGACCGGGTGACGCTGGCGGGGTTCCGCACCGACATGCCGGAGATCCTCTCGATCTTGGCCGTGAGCGTGGTCTCCTCCCTGGCGGGGGAGGGATTTTCCGGGGTGTTGCGGGAATCCATGTGCATGGGCGTTCCCGTCGTGGCCACCGAGGTCGGCGGCAACGGCGAGCTCGTCCGCGACGGGAAAACAGGCCTTCTCGTGCCCCCGGGCGACGCCGCCGCGCTCTCCGCGGCGATCCGCCGTCAGCTTTCCGACCGGTCGGCGTCCCAATCCATGGCCGAGGCGGCCCAGCGCGAGGTGCGTGAAAATTATTCCCTCGAAAGCATGGTCGACAAAACCCTCGCCCTCTACGAACGGTTGTTGACCGCGTGA
- the thiI gene encoding tRNA 4-thiouridine(8) synthase ThiI has translation MNETVVIHYSELGTKGRNRRMFENKLADDVRRRLGPDALKVRIESARVLADLAPDVPRDRVAEALKPIFGIAWYGFGRLVRWSAGDPAWDAVETAVLELVGTAPETKTFKIFPRRSAKNYPALSDAIARRLGQAVVDKTGLKVDLTRPDLSVHVEVLTREIAVLSDRVQGLRGMPRGSAGGVLCLFSGGIDSPVAAWLMMKRGAVVHHLHFHPHRSSREVLGTKIPRLVETLNAFGAPGKLYLVPHDRYQIAASLAVPTEYETVFFRRFMFRAGAVLARRLGLKALVTGDSLGQVASQTLENLTAVQTELPLPVFQPLIAMDKEAIIEVAQKIGTYAPSIEAYKDCCSLMAKKPKTKVATPVVRRLESELRMDRLIEESLAQAEVWDGRALTALPPARSGSAAPVI, from the coding sequence GTGAACGAAACCGTCGTCATTCATTATTCCGAGCTGGGGACGAAGGGCCGCAACCGGCGGATGTTCGAAAACAAACTGGCCGACGACGTGCGGCGGCGGTTGGGTCCCGACGCGCTCAAGGTCCGCATCGAGAGCGCGCGGGTGCTGGCCGACCTGGCGCCCGACGTGCCGCGGGACCGCGTGGCCGAGGCCTTGAAACCCATTTTCGGCATTGCTTGGTACGGGTTCGGACGGTTGGTGCGCTGGTCCGCGGGGGACCCCGCCTGGGACGCCGTCGAAACGGCGGTGTTGGAGCTCGTCGGTACCGCCCCCGAGACGAAAACATTCAAAATTTTTCCCCGGCGGTCGGCCAAAAATTACCCCGCCCTCTCCGACGCCATCGCCCGCCGTCTGGGCCAGGCGGTGGTGGACAAAACGGGGCTGAAGGTGGATCTCACCCGGCCGGACCTGTCCGTCCACGTGGAGGTGTTGACGCGGGAAATCGCTGTCCTGTCGGACCGGGTCCAGGGTTTGCGGGGCATGCCCCGGGGGTCGGCGGGGGGCGTGCTGTGTCTTTTTTCCGGGGGCATCGACTCGCCGGTGGCGGCCTGGCTCATGATGAAGCGCGGCGCGGTGGTCCACCATCTCCATTTCCACCCCCACCGGTCCTCCCGGGAGGTCTTGGGGACGAAGATCCCCCGGCTCGTCGAAACGCTCAACGCCTTCGGCGCCCCCGGCAAGTTGTACCTGGTGCCGCACGACCGGTACCAGATCGCCGCGTCGTTGGCCGTCCCCACGGAATACGAGACGGTGTTCTTCCGCCGGTTCATGTTCCGGGCCGGGGCGGTGCTGGCCCGCCGGTTGGGGCTCAAGGCGCTCGTCACCGGCGACAGCCTCGGGCAGGTCGCCAGCCAAACCCTCGAAAACTTGACGGCCGTCCAAACGGAGTTGCCTTTGCCCGTGTTCCAGCCCCTCATCGCCATGGACAAGGAGGCCATCATCGAGGTCGCGCAGAAAATCGGCACCTACGCGCCGTCCATCGAAGCCTACAAGGACTGCTGTTCTTTAATGGCCAAGAAACCCAAAACCAAGGTGGCCACCCCCGTGGTCCGTCGGTTGGAGTCGGAGCTGAGGATGGATCGATTGATTGAGGAGTCGCTGGCTCAGGCGGAAGTTTGGGACGGGCGGGCTCTGACGGCCCTCCCCCCGGCGCGCTCGGGGAGCGCCGCCCCGGTGATTTAA
- a CDS encoding response regulator, with amino-acid sequence MTPPFVLIVEDNAVTQSALTRDLGALDFRTHVVPSAEDAWDHLNKAPPPDIIVLDYHLPGEDGPSLYRKVSLDPRFGNVAVIPFTALADMKNDSHQDILTLRRGTEMNGGGQLLGIVSKGGSEEVNAVPGALLLALANALRTLNVRCPPKLMAAIRDYLKQFTDDASNDPMSGWAYFLHLDNHGPE; translated from the coding sequence ATGACGCCACCGTTCGTGCTCATCGTCGAAGACAACGCCGTCACGCAGTCCGCGCTCACGCGCGACTTGGGCGCGCTTGATTTCCGGACACACGTTGTTCCGTCGGCGGAGGACGCCTGGGACCACCTGAACAAGGCCCCCCCCCCGGACATCATTGTTTTGGATTACCATCTGCCCGGCGAGGACGGGCCGAGTTTGTACCGGAAAGTCAGCCTGGACCCCCGCTTTGGGAATGTCGCCGTCATTCCCTTCACGGCCTTGGCCGACATGAAAAACGATTCCCACCAAGACATATTGACCCTGCGGAGGGGAACGGAGATGAACGGCGGGGGCCAGCTCTTGGGCATCGTCTCCAAAGGCGGCAGCGAGGAAGTGAACGCGGTTCCGGGGGCCCTTCTCTTGGCGCTGGCGAACGCGTTGCGGACCCTCAATGTCCGGTGCCCGCCGAAGTTGATGGCGGCCATTCGGGACTATTTGAAACAGTTCACCGATGACGCGAGCAACGATCCCATGTCGGGGTGGGCGTACTTCTTGCACCTGGACAACCACGGACCGGAGTGA
- a CDS encoding MotA/TolQ/ExbB proton channel family protein: protein MGVLGLLVHSGGGWVIWLLMLASVLTLAVIVERAIVLRRERRAFDGVRVDLRAALNDGDLRRAADLAGGSTTVAASVLSAGLARPAVGPAAVEERLAAARIDGRYRLERRLWVLGTLGNNAPFVGLFGTVLGVIRAFADLAGNAGAGPEVVMAGLSEALVATAVGLLVAIPAVMAYNYFLKRAGEYLAETDALSRLLMAALKEKK, encoded by the coding sequence ATGGGTGTCCTGGGGTTGTTGGTCCACTCCGGCGGCGGGTGGGTGATTTGGCTTTTGATGCTGGCGTCGGTCCTGACTTTGGCGGTGATCGTCGAGCGGGCGATCGTTCTCAGGCGGGAGCGGCGCGCCTTCGACGGGGTTCGGGTCGACCTGCGGGCCGCCTTGAACGACGGCGACCTGCGCCGCGCCGCCGATTTGGCGGGGGGGTCGACGACCGTGGCCGCCTCCGTTTTGTCCGCCGGCTTGGCGCGGCCGGCCGTGGGTCCCGCCGCGGTGGAGGAACGCCTGGCCGCCGCACGTATCGACGGGAGATACCGATTGGAACGGCGCTTGTGGGTCCTGGGCACCCTGGGCAACAACGCGCCCTTCGTGGGGCTTTTCGGCACGGTCTTGGGCGTCATCCGCGCCTTCGCCGATCTGGCGGGGAACGCGGGCGCCGGCCCGGAGGTGGTGATGGCGGGCCTGTCCGAGGCGCTCGTGGCCACGGCGGTGGGGCTCCTGGTGGCGATTCCGGCGGTGATGGCTTACAACTATTTCTTGAAACGCGCGGGGGAATACCTTGCGGAGACCGACGCCCTGTCCCGCCTTCTTATGGCGGCGCTGAAAGAAAAAAAATAA
- a CDS encoding nodulation protein NfeD, with amino-acid sequence MLRKLIFALLWGSLPVFAEPPAAKPLFVMTVNGVIDPVVKNYVLDGLEQARELSAQAVLIRLDTPGGLLDATRDIVQGIVNAPLPVIVYVAPSGARAASAGVFITMAADVAAMAPLTHLGAAHPVQLGGGTPGVPQKSKNDNADGKKDGNASALEEKMVSDAAAYARALASAKGRNADWVERAVRESVSQTSDEALKNKVIDLVVADEAALFAALKTREIKKNGAAWTLDLAVAPRVNFAMNLVRRWLHTLAHPNLAYILLVLGFYALVYEFSTPGIGLGAIAGVICLTLAFFALQVLPLNFAGLTLLIAGLIMMAVDVIVSSHGLLIFGGLISFALGSFMLFDRGPSGARVSLELIVAALAVSGGFFGFLLKKIFDIRKARPVSGAESLVGQTAEVREEGLVFLNGALWTAEGAEGLPRGANVTVLQVLGTRLKVQKIG; translated from the coding sequence GTGCTTCGAAAGCTAATCTTTGCGCTCCTTTGGGGAAGTCTCCCCGTCTTCGCGGAACCGCCGGCGGCGAAACCCCTGTTCGTGATGACCGTCAACGGGGTGATCGACCCCGTGGTTAAAAACTATGTTTTGGATGGCCTCGAACAGGCCCGGGAACTCTCCGCCCAGGCGGTCTTGATTCGGCTGGACACGCCGGGGGGCCTCCTGGACGCCACCCGGGACATTGTTCAAGGCATCGTCAACGCCCCCCTCCCCGTCATCGTTTACGTCGCCCCCTCGGGGGCGCGCGCCGCCTCGGCCGGGGTGTTCATCACCATGGCGGCCGACGTTGCGGCCATGGCGCCTTTGACCCACCTGGGCGCGGCGCACCCGGTCCAACTGGGGGGCGGGACCCCCGGGGTTCCTCAAAAGTCCAAAAACGATAACGCGGACGGGAAAAAAGACGGCAACGCGTCGGCCCTGGAGGAAAAAATGGTCTCCGACGCCGCGGCCTACGCGCGCGCCCTGGCCTCCGCCAAGGGGCGGAACGCCGACTGGGTCGAACGGGCCGTTCGCGAAAGCGTTTCCCAAACGTCGGACGAAGCCCTCAAAAACAAAGTCATCGATTTGGTGGTCGCCGATGAGGCCGCGCTGTTCGCCGCGTTGAAAACGCGGGAGATCAAAAAAAACGGGGCGGCCTGGACCCTCGATCTCGCCGTCGCCCCCCGCGTCAATTTCGCCATGAATCTCGTCCGCCGTTGGCTGCACACCCTGGCCCACCCCAATTTGGCCTACATACTTCTCGTTTTGGGTTTTTACGCCCTGGTCTACGAGTTTTCAACGCCCGGCATCGGGCTGGGCGCCATCGCCGGCGTCATCTGTTTGACGTTGGCGTTCTTCGCCCTCCAAGTCCTTCCCCTCAATTTCGCGGGCCTGACGCTCCTGATCGCCGGTTTGATAATGATGGCCGTTGACGTCATCGTGTCGTCCCACGGCCTGCTCATTTTCGGCGGGCTCATTTCCTTCGCGCTCGGCTCGTTCATGCTTTTCGACCGGGGCCCCTCGGGCGCCCGGGTGTCGTTGGAATTGATCGTCGCCGCCCTGGCCGTTTCGGGCGGCTTCTTCGGTTTTCTCCTCAAAAAGATATTCGACATCCGCAAGGCGCGGCCCGTGAGCGGCGCGGAGAGCCTCGTCGGACAAACCGCCGAGGTGCGCGAAGAGGGGCTCGTTTTTCTCAACGGCGCCCTTTGGACGGCCGAGGGGGCCGAGGGCCTCCCCCGGGGAGCGAACGTCACCGTTTTGCAGGTTTTGGGGACGCGGTTGAAAGTTCAAAAAATCGGTTAG
- a CDS encoding ParB/RepB/Spo0J family partition protein, with amino-acid sequence MERKALGRGLEALLKPGSGGGPAADGQAVIKIPVDKVRPNRHQPRTRFTPDSLAELAESIKVHGLAQPLLVTTSAVPGEYELVAGERRLRAARMAGLVDVPCVVRQLTDRERHELSLIENIQREDLNPLEEAESMRKLMDEVGLTQEELARRLGKSRSALANRLRLLELPQMLRNALLEGLITEGHARALLGLADRTQQEELGKRVVQEKLTVRDVEKLVLDWASAARTGRVKTPRRKNADVRHLEEDLQRTLSRRVVIDARAKNKGWVRLEFYSLDDLDSLVARLKNRPPAS; translated from the coding sequence ATGGAACGCAAAGCGCTGGGACGAGGTTTGGAGGCCCTGTTGAAACCCGGGTCGGGGGGCGGCCCCGCCGCCGACGGCCAGGCGGTCATTAAAATTCCCGTGGACAAAGTGCGTCCCAACCGCCACCAACCCCGGACGCGCTTCACCCCCGATTCGCTGGCGGAACTGGCGGAGTCCATCAAAGTGCACGGTTTGGCCCAGCCGCTCCTCGTGACGACCTCGGCCGTGCCCGGTGAATACGAGCTCGTGGCCGGCGAGCGCCGCCTGCGCGCCGCCCGCATGGCCGGTTTGGTGGACGTGCCCTGCGTGGTGCGCCAACTGACCGATCGCGAACGGCACGAATTGTCTCTCATCGAGAACATCCAGCGCGAGGATTTGAACCCCCTGGAAGAGGCCGAGTCCATGCGCAAGCTCATGGACGAGGTCGGGTTGACCCAGGAAGAGCTGGCACGACGGCTCGGCAAGAGCCGGTCGGCCCTGGCGAACCGCCTTCGCCTTTTGGAACTGCCGCAAATGCTGCGGAACGCCCTCTTGGAGGGCCTGATCACCGAGGGCCACGCCCGGGCGCTCCTGGGGCTCGCCGACCGGACCCAACAGGAGGAACTCGGCAAACGGGTCGTCCAGGAAAAACTCACGGTCCGCGACGTGGAAAAACTGGTGCTGGATTGGGCGAGCGCCGCCCGTACCGGGCGGGTTAAAACCCCCCGCCGCAAGAACGCCGACGTCCGGCATCTCGAGGAAGATTTGCAACGCACGCTCAGCCGCCGTGTCGTGATCGACGCCCGCGCCAAAAACAAGGGGTGGGTTCGCCTCGAATTCTACTCCCTGGACGATCTCGACTCCCTGGTGGCGCGACTTAAAAACCGCCCGCCCGCGTCATGA
- a CDS encoding HEAT repeat domain-containing protein, whose amino-acid sequence MTPKTSSALLAVFLTACAGLEPLPTNAAEDRARMRARAEAVAAPKLVALLDRRRENTFTIDQFYKPDTSRQEYSALSELGNMRTPEGYRLKIRLWNLGVPVTQALALAQDPQIQGRLLEAARFQSGTQARAEGLLVLATKKNPDHLKYFKEALLDRDVSIQFAAVEALRVWAQPEALPLLLDAARRNWSPLIRLWSARAAWALGDNAGKEMVRAALADSNRVTRALAALTLGDMGGPEDLDAVLARLDREGDNPFVMAELCLSGLKLFAKKAPVPPDPAPARPARREEPRVLDLFEMEPLIVTAPRLRVSGRHQVDPRIDVRLAGLLEKIATDRPEVLVYDDPTLQEIVKLTIPSGFALNIRYTDIRYLLTMGLAGTRNYTLISRLETIYKSSPDSGIKAFALVALGHDPSRMDVGVFRDALIPTNNIQTRFGAVEGLAAQKNPLVKGVLADAAQSDESLVVRIFAAQALGRWGDPQGVDLLRRYLNHEDFVVRFLATYYLGQLGDDADFERILINLERETEDAVTAENCLAVLRMSL is encoded by the coding sequence ATGACCCCCAAAACAAGTTCCGCGCTTCTTGCGGTTTTTCTGACCGCCTGCGCGGGTCTGGAACCTTTGCCCACCAACGCGGCCGAGGACCGCGCCCGCATGCGGGCGCGGGCCGAGGCCGTCGCCGCGCCCAAATTGGTCGCGTTGCTCGATCGCCGCCGCGAGAACACGTTCACCATCGACCAATTCTACAAGCCGGACACTTCCCGGCAAGAGTACAGCGCGTTGAGCGAATTGGGCAATATGCGGACGCCCGAGGGCTACCGACTAAAAATCCGTCTGTGGAATCTGGGTGTGCCCGTGACGCAAGCGCTGGCTCTCGCCCAAGACCCTCAGATACAAGGGCGCCTCCTGGAGGCGGCGCGCTTCCAATCGGGCACGCAGGCCCGGGCGGAGGGGTTGTTGGTCCTGGCGACGAAAAAGAACCCCGATCATCTAAAATATTTCAAGGAAGCCCTTTTGGACCGGGACGTGTCCATTCAATTCGCGGCCGTGGAGGCCCTGCGGGTCTGGGCCCAGCCGGAGGCCTTGCCGCTCCTCCTGGACGCCGCCCGGCGCAACTGGTCCCCGCTGATCCGCCTCTGGTCGGCCCGGGCCGCCTGGGCCCTGGGAGACAACGCGGGAAAAGAGATGGTTCGCGCGGCCCTCGCGGATTCCAACCGGGTCACGCGGGCCCTGGCCGCCCTCACGTTGGGCGATATGGGGGGCCCCGAAGACCTGGACGCCGTTCTCGCGCGCCTCGACCGGGAAGGGGACAACCCCTTCGTCATGGCCGAATTGTGCCTAAGCGGTCTCAAACTTTTCGCCAAGAAGGCCCCCGTCCCGCCGGACCCGGCCCCCGCCCGACCCGCCCGACGGGAGGAACCGCGTGTTCTCGACCTGTTCGAGATGGAACCCCTGATTGTCACCGCGCCGCGCCTGCGGGTGTCTGGCCGCCATCAGGTGGACCCGCGCATCGACGTGCGATTGGCCGGACTGCTTGAAAAAATCGCCACGGACCGCCCCGAGGTCTTGGTCTACGATGATCCCACGCTTCAAGAGATCGTCAAATTAACAATCCCCTCCGGTTTTGCTCTTAACATTCGATACACCGATATCCGTTATCTGTTGACTATGGGCTTGGCGGGCACGCGCAATTACACGCTCATCTCCCGGTTAGAGACGATTTACAAATCTTCCCCCGACAGCGGCATCAAGGCCTTCGCGCTGGTGGCCCTTGGGCACGACCCCTCGCGCATGGACGTGGGCGTGTTCCGGGACGCCTTGATCCCGACCAACAACATTCAAACCCGGTTCGGGGCGGTGGAGGGCTTGGCCGCCCAGAAAAACCCCTTGGTGAAAGGGGTTTTGGCCGACGCCGCCCAGTCGGACGAATCCCTCGTGGTCCGGATATTCGCCGCCCAGGCCCTGGGTCGATGGGGCGACCCCCAGGGCGTGGACCTGTTGCGCCGCTACCTCAACCACGAGGATTTCGTGGTGCGTTTCCTCGCCACTTATTACCTGGGGCAGTTGGGTGACGACGCCGATTTCGAGAGGATTTTGATCAACTTGGAACGGGAAACGGAGGACGCGGTGACGGCCGAAAATTGTCTGGCGGTGTTGAGGATGTCTCTCTAA